The Balearica regulorum gibbericeps isolate bBalReg1 chromosome 5, bBalReg1.pri, whole genome shotgun sequence genome window below encodes:
- the API5 gene encoding apoptosis inhibitor 5, translating to MPTVEELYRNYGILADATETAGQHKDAYQAILDGVKGGAKEKRLAAQFIPKFFKHFPELADSAINAQLDLCEDEDVSIRRQAIKELPQFATGDNLPRVADILTQLLQSDDSAEFNLVNNALLSIFKMDAKGTLGGLFSQILQGEDIVRERAIKFLSTKLKTLPEEVMTKEVEEFILTESKKVLEDVTGEEFVLFMKILSGLKSLQTVSGRQQLVELVAEQADLEQTFNPSDPDCVDRLLQCTRQAVPLFSKNVHSTKFVTYFCEHVLPNLSSLTTPVEGLDIQLEVLKLLAEMSSFCGDMEKLESNLKKLFDKLLEYMPLPPEEAENGENAGSEEPKLQFSYVECLLYSFHQLGRKLPDFLTAKLNAEKLKDFKIRLQYFARGLQVYIRQLRLALQGKTGEALKTEENKIKVVALKITNNINVLIKDLFHIPPSYKSTVTLSWKPVQKADASQKRASEDTTSSSPPKKASAGPKRDARQIYNPPSGKYSSNLGSFSYEQRGGFRGGRGRGWGGRGNRSRGRIY from the exons ATGCCCACCGTGGAGGAGCTCTACCGCAACTACGGGATCCTGGCGGACGCCACCGAGACGGCGGGCCAG catAAGGATGCGTACCAGGCAATCTTGGATGGTGTGAAAGGAGGTGCCAAGGAGAAAAGACTTGCAGCCCAGTTTATTCCTAAGTTCTTCAAGCATTTTCCTGAGCTAGCTGACTCGGCTATCAATGCCCAGTTGGACCTCTGTGAGGATGAAGACGTTTCT ATCCGGCGACAAGCAATCAAGGAATTGCCTCAGTTTGCCACTGGAGATAATCTTCCTCGGGTAGCAGACATACTGACCCAGCTTCTACAGTCAG atgATTCTGCAGAATTCAATTTGGTGAACAATGCTTTGCTCAGTATATTTAAGATGGATGCTAAAG GGACTTTGGGAGGTTTATTCAGTCAAATTCTTCAGGGAGAGGATATTGTGAGAGAGCGAGCCATCAAGTTCCTCTCTACGAAACTGAAAACCCTGCCTGAGGAGGTGATGACAAAGGAGGTAGAAGAGTTCATATTGACTGAATCAAAGAAG GTGCTGGAAGATGTGACGGGCGAGGAATTTGTTCTGTTCATGAAAATATTGTCTGGATTAAAGAGCTTACAGACAGTAAGTGGGAGGCAACAACTAGTAGAGCTGGTAGCTGAACAAGCTGACCTGGAACAAACATTCAATCCATCTGATCCAGATTGTGTGGACAGACTTCTACAGTGTACTCGCCAGGCAGTGCCACTCTTCtca aaaaatgttcattCCACAAAATTTGTTACTTACTTCTGTGAGCATGTTCTGCCAAACCTCAGTTCTTTGACTACTCCAGTGGAGGGTCTTGATATCCAGTTAGAG GTTTTGAAGCTTCTTGCTGAAATGAGTTCATTTTGTGGTGATATGGAAAAGCTTGAATCAAATTTGAAGAAACTGTTTGATAAATTACTG GAGTATATGCCCCTTCCTCCAGAAGAAGCAGAGAACGGGGAAAACGCTGGCAGTGAAGAGCCTAAGTTGCAGTTCAGTTATGTGGAGTGTTTATTGTATAGCTTCCATCAGCTGGGTCGTAAACTTCCAGACTTCCTCACAGCCAAGCTGAATGCAGAGAAATTGAAAGACTTTAAAATCAG GCTACAGTATTTTGCTCGAGGGTTGCAGGTGTACATTCGACAACTTCGTCTAGCCCTTCAAGGGAAAACAGGAGAAGccttgaaaacagaagag aacaaGATTAAAGTGGTTGCCTTGAAAATAACCAATAACATTAATGTTTTAATCAAG GATCTCTTCCACATTCCTCCTTCTTATAAAAGTACAGTTACACTGTCCTGGAAACCAGTACAGAAGGCAGATGCAAG tCAAAAAAGAGCAAGTGAAGATACAACCTCAAGTTCACCCCCAAAGAAAGCTTCAGCAGGACCAAAAAGGGATGCCAGGCAAATATATAATCCTCCCAGTGGAAAATACAGCAGTAACCTGGGTAGCTTTTCTTACG AGCAAAGAGGTGGTTTCCGGGGTGGACGAGGAAGAGGCTGGGGAGGACGTGGCAATCGTAGCCGAGGAAGAATCTACTGA